A stretch of the Sphingomonas sp. CL5.1 genome encodes the following:
- a CDS encoding response regulator, with translation MSLGQQLAPHLPFLRRYGRALTGSQSQGDKYVRATLEAIVAAPEEFPRDVDPRLGLYRTFQVIWSSSNIDDSRDPGDADEQEMVARARLARMTPLSRQALLLTAMEGFTPEDTAYLIGVSADKVEELVEEAMAEIEKQTRARVLIIEDEPIIAMDVETIVRDLGHDVTGVAVTRDEAVALAMEDRPGLVLADIQLADDSSGIDAVKDILAEFRVPVIFITAFPERLLTGERPEPTFLITKPFQRSTVKAAISQALFFDQATVPAG, from the coding sequence ATGTCGCTCGGTCAACAGCTCGCGCCGCATCTTCCCTTTCTCCGGCGCTATGGCCGCGCGCTCACGGGCAGCCAGTCGCAGGGCGATAAATATGTCCGTGCCACGCTGGAGGCGATCGTCGCGGCGCCGGAGGAATTCCCGCGCGACGTCGATCCGCGACTCGGGCTGTACCGCACGTTCCAGGTGATCTGGTCGTCGTCGAATATCGATGATTCGCGCGATCCGGGCGACGCTGACGAGCAGGAGATGGTGGCGCGCGCGCGGCTGGCGCGGATGACGCCGCTGTCGCGGCAGGCGCTGCTGCTCACCGCGATGGAGGGCTTCACGCCGGAGGACACGGCCTATCTGATCGGGGTTTCCGCCGACAAGGTGGAGGAACTGGTCGAAGAGGCGATGGCCGAGATCGAGAAGCAGACGCGCGCGCGCGTGCTGATCATCGAGGATGAGCCGATCATCGCGATGGACGTCGAGACGATCGTCCGCGACCTCGGCCATGACGTGACCGGCGTGGCGGTGACGCGCGACGAGGCGGTGGCGCTGGCGATGGAGGATCGCCCCGGACTGGTGCTGGCCGACATCCAGCTTGCCGACGACAGCTCCGGCATCGACGCGGTGAAGGATATCCTCGCCGAGTTCCGCGTGCCGGTGATCTTCATCACCGCCTTCCCGGAACGGCTGCTCACCGGCGAGCGTCCCGAGCCGACCTTCCTCATCACCAAGCCGTTCCAGCGCTCGACGGTGAAGGCGGCGATCAGCCAGGCCCTGTTCTTCGATCAGGCGACCGTGCCGGCGGGCTGA
- a CDS encoding NepR family anti-sigma factor: protein MGSALRSIYQKTIEEDIPDEMLTLLGKLD, encoded by the coding sequence ATGGGGTCTGCGTTGCGTTCGATCTATCAGAAGACGATAGAGGAAGACATTCCCGACGAGATGCTGACGCTGCTCGGGAAGCTGGATTAG
- the moaC gene encoding cyclic pyranopterin monophosphate synthase MoaC gives MTRLTHIDEAGAARMVDVGDKAVTRREAIATGRIAMQPETAAAIRDGAVAKGDVLAVARVAGIMAAKRTSELIPLCHPLPLTRVTLDLSVGEDHVEASATVATDGKTGVEMEALTAVSVALLTIYDMTKALDRAMRIEGVRLLEKRGGRSGEWRAGDGAAS, from the coding sequence ATGACGCGCCTCACCCATATCGACGAAGCGGGCGCGGCGCGCATGGTCGACGTGGGCGACAAGGCGGTGACGCGGCGCGAGGCGATCGCGACCGGACGGATCGCGATGCAGCCGGAGACGGCGGCCGCGATCCGCGACGGCGCGGTGGCGAAGGGAGACGTGCTGGCGGTGGCGCGCGTCGCCGGGATCATGGCGGCGAAACGGACGAGCGAGTTGATCCCGCTCTGCCACCCCCTGCCCCTCACCCGCGTAACGCTCGACCTGTCGGTCGGCGAGGATCACGTCGAGGCGAGCGCCACCGTCGCGACGGACGGCAAGACCGGCGTGGAGATGGAGGCGCTGACCGCCGTTTCGGTGGCGCTGCTGACGATCTACGACATGACGAAGGCGCTCGATCGCGCGATGCGGATCGAGGGGGTGCGGCTGCTGGAGAAACGCGGCGGCCGGTCGGGAGAATGGCGGGCTGGCGACGGCGCCGCTTCCTGA
- a CDS encoding aminodeoxychorismate/anthranilate synthase component II, which yields MILVVDNYDSFTWNLVHYLMELGAGVEVVRNDALTVAEALATGADGFLISPGPCTPNEAGISLDLVAACAEAGRPLLGVCLGHQSIGQHFGGRVVRGGLMHGKTSPVTHDGTGVFAGLPSPFTATRYHSLIVEDVPEVLAVNATAPDGSVMGVRHRALPIHGVQFHPESIATEHGHALLANFLKLTGTA from the coding sequence ATGATCCTTGTCGTCGACAATTATGACAGCTTCACCTGGAATCTGGTCCATTACTTGATGGAGCTGGGCGCCGGCGTCGAGGTGGTGCGCAACGACGCGCTGACGGTGGCGGAGGCGCTGGCGACGGGCGCGGACGGCTTCCTGATCTCGCCCGGCCCATGCACGCCGAACGAGGCGGGGATCAGCCTCGATCTGGTCGCCGCCTGCGCGGAAGCGGGCCGGCCGCTGCTTGGCGTGTGCCTCGGCCATCAGTCGATCGGCCAGCATTTCGGCGGTCGGGTGGTGCGCGGCGGGCTGATGCACGGCAAGACCTCGCCGGTGACGCATGACGGGACGGGCGTGTTCGCCGGCCTCCCCTCGCCGTTCACCGCGACGCGCTATCATTCGCTGATCGTCGAGGATGTGCCGGAGGTGCTGGCGGTCAACGCCACCGCGCCGGACGGATCGGTGATGGGCGTGCGGCACCGCGCGCTGCCGATCCACGGCGTGCAATTCCACCCCGAGAGCATCGCCACCGAGCATGGCCACGCGCTGCTCGCCAATTTCCTGAAGCTGACGGGCACGGCATGA
- the trpC gene encoding indole-3-glycerol phosphate synthase TrpC produces MTNILDRILATKREEVRERSARASLADLDARAREQTPPRGFRTALDRAPGYGLVAEIKKASPSKGLIRADFDPPAHARAYQAGGASCLSVLTDAQYFQGSEDYLVAARAACDLPVLRKDFMVDPWQAAEARAIGADAILLIMAALDDVALAEIEAAAIERGMDVLVEVHDADELERALKLKSRLIGVNNRDLRDFTVDFARTYELVGRAPAGCTFVAESGLNSRADLDEMAARGVRCFLIGESLMRQPDMEAATRALIG; encoded by the coding sequence ATGACCAATATTCTCGACCGGATCCTCGCCACCAAGCGCGAGGAAGTGCGCGAGCGAAGCGCCCGCGCCTCGCTCGCCGATCTCGATGCGCGCGCGCGCGAGCAGACGCCGCCGCGCGGCTTCCGCACGGCGCTGGATCGCGCGCCGGGCTATGGCCTCGTCGCGGAGATCAAGAAGGCCAGCCCGTCCAAGGGCCTGATCCGCGCCGATTTCGATCCGCCGGCCCATGCCCGCGCCTATCAGGCGGGCGGCGCGTCGTGCCTGTCGGTGCTTACCGACGCGCAATATTTCCAGGGGTCGGAGGATTATCTGGTCGCCGCGCGCGCCGCCTGCGACCTGCCGGTGCTGCGCAAGGACTTCATGGTCGATCCGTGGCAGGCGGCGGAGGCGCGGGCGATCGGCGCGGATGCGATCCTGCTCATCATGGCGGCGCTCGACGACGTGGCGCTGGCCGAGATCGAGGCGGCCGCGATCGAGCGCGGGATGGACGTGCTGGTCGAGGTCCACGATGCCGACGAGCTGGAGCGCGCGCTGAAGCTCAAGTCGCGACTGATCGGGGTGAACAACCGCGATCTCAGGGACTTCACGGTCGATTTTGCGCGCACTTATGAACTGGTCGGCCGCGCGCCGGCGGGCTGCACCTTCGTCGCCGAGAGCGGACTGAACAGCCGCGCCGATCTCGACGAGATGGCGGCGCGCGGCGTGCGCTGCTTCCTGATCGGCGAATCGCTGATGCGCCAGCCCGACATGGAGGCGGCGACGCGGGCGCTGATCGGATGA
- the trpD gene encoding anthranilate phosphoribosyltransferase, protein MTAFSPLPDPAAPLGREDAARAFADILDGRAGDEAIAQFLIALSDRGETATEIAEAARALRDRMIPIQAPADAIDVCGTGGDGHHTLNVSTAVSLVVAACGVPVAKHGNRAASSKAGAADTLEALGLDMERAGAMAEETLGELGICFLFAATHHPAVRRITPIRRRIGKRTIFNLMGPLANPARVSRQLIGIARPDYAPVYAAALAELGAEAALVVSGEEGLDEVSGAGPTIAVSVGKVALPDRIAPEDAGLPRHPIAAIHGGDPAYNADALRRLLRGEHGAYRDAVLLNAAAALALSGDALPAGAARAAEAIDSGAADALLDRWIAWK, encoded by the coding sequence ATGACGGCTTTCTCGCCGCTGCCCGATCCCGCCGCACCGCTCGGCCGCGAGGATGCGGCGCGGGCCTTCGCCGACATCCTCGACGGCCGCGCCGGCGACGAGGCGATCGCGCAATTCCTGATCGCGCTCAGCGATCGCGGCGAGACCGCCACCGAAATCGCCGAGGCCGCCCGCGCGCTGCGCGACCGCATGATCCCGATCCAGGCCCCCGCCGACGCGATCGACGTATGCGGCACGGGGGGCGACGGGCACCATACGCTCAATGTCTCCACCGCCGTCAGCCTCGTGGTGGCGGCGTGCGGCGTGCCGGTCGCCAAGCACGGCAACCGCGCCGCCTCGTCCAAGGCTGGCGCGGCCGACACGCTGGAGGCGCTGGGACTCGACATGGAGCGGGCCGGCGCGATGGCGGAGGAGACGCTGGGCGAGCTGGGCATCTGCTTCCTGTTCGCCGCGACCCATCATCCGGCGGTGAGACGGATCACCCCGATCCGCCGCCGCATCGGCAAGCGCACGATCTTCAACCTGATGGGGCCGCTGGCCAATCCGGCGCGGGTCTCGCGGCAGCTCATCGGCATCGCGCGGCCCGATTATGCGCCGGTCTATGCCGCCGCACTGGCCGAACTGGGCGCGGAGGCGGCGCTGGTCGTCTCCGGCGAGGAAGGGCTGGACGAGGTTTCCGGCGCCGGCCCGACGATCGCGGTGTCCGTGGGCAAGGTCGCGCTGCCCGATCGGATCGCGCCGGAGGACGCGGGGCTGCCGCGCCACCCGATCGCGGCGATCCACGGTGGCGACCCGGCCTATAACGCCGATGCGCTGCGCCGCCTGCTGCGCGGCGAGCATGGCGCCTATCGCGACGCGGTGCTGCTCAATGCCGCCGCCGCGCTGGCGCTGAGCGGGGACGCGCTGCCGGCTGGCGCGGCGCGCGCCGCCGAAGCGATCGATTCGGGCGCGGCCGATGCGTTGCTCGATCGCTGGATCGCGTGGAAATGA
- a CDS encoding peroxiredoxin has product MDTIPDLTLVDPNGAPVKLTALPRPLVVYFYPKDDTSGCTREAQDFSALAGDFAGAGVTVLGVSKDSPKRHANFIAKYDLKVPLASDEDGAACEAFGVWVEKSLYGRKYMGIERATFLFGKDGKLVRAWRKVKVPGHAAAVLEAAREG; this is encoded by the coding sequence ATGGACACGATTCCCGACCTGACGCTGGTTGACCCGAACGGCGCGCCGGTGAAGCTCACCGCGCTGCCGCGTCCGCTGGTGGTCTATTTCTATCCGAAGGACGATACGAGCGGCTGCACGCGCGAGGCGCAGGACTTCTCCGCGCTCGCCGGCGATTTCGCCGGGGCCGGCGTGACGGTGCTGGGCGTGTCGAAGGACAGCCCGAAGCGGCACGCCAACTTCATCGCCAAATACGACCTGAAGGTGCCACTGGCGAGCGACGAGGATGGCGCGGCCTGCGAGGCGTTCGGCGTGTGGGTGGAGAAATCGCTCTACGGCCGCAAATACATGGGCATCGAGCGCGCGACCTTCCTGTTCGGGAAGGACGGGAAGCTGGTCCGCGCATGGCGCAAGGTGAAGGTGCCCGGCCATGCGGCGGCGGTGCTGGAGGCGGCGCGAGAGGGCTGA
- a CDS encoding bifunctional [glutamine synthetase] adenylyltransferase/[glutamine synthetase]-adenylyl-L-tyrosine phosphorylase, giving the protein MTDLARSDADTSQSTAHDAVARARANAPFLSMLLDREPGLAAALEGGALPLAKAATIGDGPAARELRLARRRLALAAAIGDLSGALDLTGVTHALSDFADAALDRAIRAAIEERTPGAEPAGFTAIALGKQGSRELNYSSDIDPILLFDPLTLPTKPREDPAEAAVRIGRRVVELLQALDGDGYVLRIDLRLRPSPEVTPIVIPVEAAIGYYESQALPWERAAFIRARVCAGDMALGARFLEAIRPFVWRRSLDFGAIGEIVDITRRIRDHHSQGQAFGAGYDLKRGRGGIREVEFFAQIHQLIHGGRDPALRVGDTRAALAALAAAGRVDPDDARALTDAYVALRTIEHRVQMIDDRQTHHLPAGEALDRVARLDGRADGAALLDHLRPHVERVATVFDRLAAPPDTALSIDHERLVEQLAAAGFADADGAATRIALWRSGRYPALRSPAAKAALEAVLPGIVAAFADAPVPRAALQRLDLLLERLPSAINVFRLLEARPALASLLAAVLSHAPTLADELARRPDLLDGLIDATALAPVGDLAELVAEMEAWERGADYQAQLDHVRRVVGDKRFALGTQIVAGSADPLDVSAGYARVAEAAIEALTHATIDEFVRAHGRVPDSEFVILALGRLGGGALTHASDLDLIYLFTGDFAAESDGPKPLGATLYYNRLAQRVTAALSVATAAGPLYSVDTRLRPSGAQGPLVVSMDSFARYQREDAWTWEHMALTRARPVFGSPPARAALRAEIDAVLAGARKRHDIVADAAKMRAEMAAHKQPAGPLDAKLLPGGLVDLEFAVHTLQLEHRTGFDPGLARAIALLGPLLPAGIGAAYELLTRLLVTLRLVAPDAREPEAAATRALVARALGVKDWAAVLAGLDAARQEVRAAWLGVIDGHDSRPDAG; this is encoded by the coding sequence ATGACCGACCTTGCCCGTTCCGACGCAGACACCTCACAGTCCACCGCGCATGACGCCGTCGCGCGCGCGCGCGCCAACGCGCCGTTCCTGTCGATGCTGCTCGATCGCGAGCCGGGCCTTGCCGCCGCGCTGGAAGGCGGCGCGCTGCCGTTGGCCAAAGCGGCGACGATCGGCGACGGGCCGGCGGCGCGCGAATTGCGGCTCGCGCGGCGACGGCTGGCGCTGGCGGCGGCGATCGGTGACCTTTCCGGCGCGCTGGATCTGACCGGCGTCACCCACGCGCTCTCCGACTTCGCCGACGCCGCGCTCGATCGCGCGATCCGCGCGGCGATCGAGGAGCGCACTCCCGGCGCGGAGCCTGCCGGCTTCACCGCGATCGCGCTCGGCAAGCAGGGCAGCCGGGAGCTGAATTATTCGTCGGATATCGACCCGATCCTGTTGTTCGACCCGCTCACCCTGCCGACCAAGCCGCGCGAGGACCCCGCCGAGGCGGCGGTGCGGATCGGGCGCCGGGTGGTGGAACTGCTCCAGGCGCTCGACGGCGACGGCTATGTCCTGCGCATCGACCTGCGGCTGCGCCCGTCGCCGGAAGTGACCCCGATCGTCATCCCGGTCGAGGCGGCGATCGGCTATTACGAATCGCAGGCGCTGCCGTGGGAGCGCGCCGCCTTCATCCGCGCGCGCGTCTGTGCCGGCGATATGGCGCTCGGCGCGCGTTTCCTGGAGGCGATCCGGCCGTTCGTATGGCGGCGCAGCCTCGATTTCGGCGCGATCGGGGAGATCGTCGACATCACGCGTCGCATCCGCGACCATCATTCGCAGGGTCAGGCGTTCGGCGCCGGCTATGACCTGAAGCGCGGGCGCGGCGGCATCCGTGAGGTGGAGTTCTTCGCGCAGATTCACCAGCTCATCCACGGCGGCCGCGATCCGGCGCTACGCGTCGGCGATACCCGCGCGGCGCTTGCCGCGCTCGCGGCGGCGGGGCGCGTCGACCCGGACGACGCGCGCGCGCTGACCGACGCCTATGTCGCGCTGCGGACGATCGAGCATCGCGTGCAGATGATCGACGACCGGCAGACGCATCATCTCCCGGCGGGCGAGGCGCTCGATCGCGTCGCGCGGCTCGACGGACGGGCGGATGGCGCGGCGCTGCTCGATCACCTGCGCCCGCATGTCGAGCGCGTCGCGACGGTGTTCGACCGGCTCGCCGCGCCGCCCGACACCGCGCTTTCCATCGACCACGAGCGGCTGGTCGAGCAACTCGCCGCCGCCGGCTTTGCCGATGCGGATGGCGCGGCGACACGGATCGCATTGTGGCGCTCTGGTCGCTATCCCGCGCTGCGCAGCCCGGCGGCGAAGGCCGCGCTGGAGGCGGTGCTGCCCGGCATCGTCGCCGCCTTCGCCGACGCGCCGGTGCCGCGGGCCGCGCTGCAACGACTCGACCTGCTGCTCGAACGACTGCCCAGCGCGATCAACGTCTTTCGTCTGCTGGAGGCGCGGCCGGCGCTCGCCAGCCTGCTCGCGGCGGTGCTCAGCCACGCGCCGACGCTGGCCGACGAACTGGCGCGCCGCCCCGATCTGCTCGACGGGCTGATCGATGCCACCGCGCTGGCGCCGGTCGGCGATCTCGCCGAGCTGGTCGCGGAGATGGAGGCATGGGAGCGCGGCGCGGACTATCAGGCGCAGCTCGATCACGTCCGCCGCGTGGTCGGCGACAAAAGGTTCGCACTGGGCACGCAGATCGTCGCCGGTTCGGCCGATCCGCTGGACGTCTCCGCCGGTTATGCCCGCGTCGCGGAGGCGGCGATCGAGGCGCTCACCCATGCCACGATCGACGAGTTCGTCCGCGCCCACGGCCGCGTGCCGGACAGCGAGTTCGTCATCCTCGCGCTCGGCCGGCTCGGTGGCGGGGCGCTGACCCATGCCTCGGACCTCGACCTGATCTATCTGTTCACCGGCGATTTCGCGGCGGAATCGGACGGGCCGAAGCCGCTCGGCGCGACGCTCTACTATAACCGGCTGGCGCAGCGGGTGACGGCGGCGCTGTCGGTCGCCACCGCCGCCGGGCCGCTCTATTCGGTCGACACCCGGCTGAGGCCGTCCGGCGCGCAGGGGCCGCTGGTGGTGAGCATGGATTCCTTCGCCCGCTATCAGCGCGAGGACGCCTGGACGTGGGAGCATATGGCGCTGACCCGCGCCCGGCCGGTGTTCGGCTCTCCCCCCGCCCGCGCCGCGCTCCGCGCGGAGATCGACGCGGTGCTCGCCGGCGCGCGCAAGCGGCACGATATCGTGGCCGATGCCGCGAAGATGCGGGCCGAGATGGCCGCGCACAAGCAGCCCGCCGGCCCGCTCGACGCGAAGCTGCTGCCGGGCGGCCTCGTCGATCTGGAGTTCGCGGTGCATACGCTCCAGCTCGAACATCGCACCGGCTTCGATCCGGGATTGGCGCGCGCCATCGCCCTGCTCGGGCCGCTGCTGCCGGCGGGTATCGGCGCGGCTTATGAATTGCTGACGCGCCTGCTCGTCACGCTGCGGCTGGTTGCGCCCGACGCGCGGGAGCCGGAAGCGGCGGCGACGCGCGCCTTGGTGGCGCGGGCGCTCGGCGTGAAGGATTGGGCGGCGGTGCTTGCCGGGCTGGACGCGGCGCGGCAGGAGGTGCGCGCCGCGTGGCTAGGAGTGATTGATGGACACGATTCCCGACCTGACGCTGGTTGA
- a CDS encoding sigma-70 family RNA polymerase sigma factor, producing MTHDPSRKDGAGAELPAGHTALPDPEFKAQLAQVIPHLRAFGRSLSGNRDLADDLVQETLLKAWAARKRFQAGTNMRAWTFIILRNLYLSQMRRARFKGEWDDLVADRLLAAPAGQDKHVELADMQRALMHLPQPQREALILVGAGGFAYEEAAEICGVAVGTIKSRVARGRVALEALMSGNEMTSRTGHKGESGGSTLDAIMHEVDELSRDR from the coding sequence ATGACGCATGATCCATCGCGTAAAGATGGTGCGGGCGCCGAATTGCCGGCCGGGCACACGGCGCTCCCCGATCCCGAGTTCAAGGCGCAGCTTGCGCAGGTGATTCCGCACCTCCGCGCCTTCGGGCGCTCGCTTTCCGGCAATCGCGACCTCGCCGACGATCTGGTGCAGGAGACGCTGCTGAAGGCGTGGGCCGCGCGCAAGCGGTTCCAGGCGGGCACGAACATGCGCGCCTGGACGTTCATCATCCTGCGCAACCTCTATCTCTCCCAGATGCGCCGCGCGCGCTTCAAGGGCGAGTGGGACGATCTGGTCGCCGACCGGCTGCTCGCCGCGCCCGCCGGACAGGACAAGCACGTCGAACTGGCCGACATGCAGCGCGCCCTGATGCACCTGCCGCAGCCGCAGCGCGAGGCGCTGATCCTCGTCGGCGCCGGCGGCTTCGCCTATGAGGAGGCGGCGGAAATCTGCGGCGTGGCGGTCGGCACGATCAAGAGCCGCGTCGCGCGCGGCCGGGTCGCGCTTGAGGCGCTTATGAGCGGCAACGAGATGACCTCGCGCACCGGGCACAAGGGCGAAAGTGGCGGATCGACGCTGGACGCCATCATGCACGAGGTGGACGAACTCAGCCGCGACCGCTGA